DNA sequence from the Pseudochaenichthys georgianus chromosome 8, fPseGeo1.2, whole genome shotgun sequence genome:
GATGCAAGGAAATTCAATTAGTCCTTCATGGTAAATTGTAAAGTCAGAATATCTTTTAAAAAGTAGGTTTACAGCTCCAAAGCCTAATTTCTACAATCTATGGCACTTcatttatactttatttattcaCAATCGGAAAGTGAAAACTAGTGGAGGTATACATTTTAGGAGGTATACAGAAGATATTTGACTGTAAGAGGCATTCcaactttttgtttttgtttagttGAAAGCATTAGGCAAAAACGTGTTGCATAATTATTCAAGTTTCTTTACATGTTTACTCCAAATAAAAAAACTGGAGAGGCTTAAAATACACAAACCTGCAAAAAAAGTAAATAACTGGTAACTAGTATATCTGAAATAAAGTTCAAAATTGTGCAGATTTCTTTGAATTTTATACAAGATTTCTACCCACTTTTTTTCGACGATAATCAGAATCATTTTCTTATTCATTTGGATGTATAATCATCACAGCAGCACAATAATCAGGATGTACAGGAaacatacaattaaccattaATCCAAGATATATATGCAGAATGCTATGTGCACAAAGGTCAGGGTTTAACCCGAATTATTACCTCTATTATACCTAGATTAAATAATCAATTGCttgaataattgattaattaattgatAATGGAAAACAAATCAGACATATTTAAAACCTCGCCAATCTTTGAGGTTATTGAAGAAATAATCAGCTCTGTTTTTACCTAATAATGTATTAAACCATACGACAAATGATtttaaacatttctattaagaTAATAATGTTTTGCTTATTAATTTAGCTCATCACATCAGTAATGGTGGTCAACGAGacagggttagggttttctaaagcacttaaagagcctgtgacagcctcccaacaactgttgtgcaatgaaatattgggctactagtcatctcgaacagtcatcttaaaaaagaaaaagcgataccgttctgataaatatcaataatttcgaacatcgcggggaaattccttcgactcattttgaagttttgggggaagccggaagtgacgtcaatgcgggaacgcttcgagagccaaacacggacaaagtgtgttgtcatgcgtagaaatggtgaattactgagtttaggcacgttaataacgttttaatgaagttgactacagtatattcatatttgtcagtgctttcatgtcaattcggcgacataaacataaatgatcgtggtgaagatgatgattacattaggattaaaatcggtagtgagagctgctgaatttcctcccgtcggatgtgatatcaaaacaaatcgattatttttgtagttataaactcaagtggatgaaactacatattagtgctttcatgtaaattcggcgaacatatgatacattaaatgatcgggaggatgatgattaaaaatcgtttgtttgagccggtctgcatttcctgatgagaaaacaaaccgatgctttttgtagttgtagtacaccaacatggattaaacgtgtttttttttttttaccacaatgttggggaaattaatggataaaatgcacggattatgattattattattattattcccactccgatcgggacactaggtccaccgtttccccgcagcgaggctccccccgttgacagtttacgtgggctaaGCTGGGTGCactggcggactggccatcgggacgaatcccgatggccGGTACCAAAGTGGGCCGggcggataagtcactagcacatcccccactccccccgttgacaatttactagcggtaccgaagtgggccggtcgagagtcccgggctgatttttagtcccattccaccactggctacatgaccgtatggtcgcccatattgacgcacctcattcctaaacttctaacagataaaacataaaccgatccttcagcctcatatgagctcttagacacgttcaaaattaacctgtcatcgctgtctgagcttgctgctgtgtgcgccatcgtgcgtttacatgcagaagctggtatcctgaacggtgcagctggagcgctgtgcccgcaatgacgtcacatatcatttggcgggacttgaagactccccgagaagatccagaaaatggtcaacattgaagggcagattaatggttatcaaagtacaaatatcccaaatcagttcagtaacggtttcaaGGCGACAATATTTACTCAGATTGATgagtttggatgatgggggaaactcgtgtcacggGCTCTTTAAGTGGCTAATTTAGGGTTACGCTATTTTTCTACAGTTCTAAGGTTTTCTGAATAGCTTGAGATGGTTTTATTGGTGGGAAATTGACCACTGTTCATTTAAAATGAGGGCTGCAACTAATCATCAGTCTTTCCCCTATCATttccccgccaacggagccccccctgaaattcaaggtttaaaaaaaaaaaaaaaaaaaaatatttattgcaccaaattgcaactaatctatcTACTGTCActcttcacattgaacatgtgctcttttattaaataaactaaaccctttcattttaagttatgagtttaatttttttttaccctaattcaaaacctttatttatccaggtaaaatcccattgagatcaatgatctctttttcaagggagacctgcaaaagAAACACCGATGcactaatcaataacaataatccacagctcctctctctgctccagaagatttaaaaaaaaaaaaaatatcccaAAGATTGTTTAGGGACATCTCTACAGCATCACCATACTTGAATACTCTACCACCTCAATTTCAGTGTTGCGTTATCTCTTCATCTTTTTCTATTTCAAATAGAGAAAAGGTCGTCTCCTGCCAATTTAATCCTCTCTTACATCTGTTTTTGTCCTCCCCTCTCTAACTCTTCTATGTctccaaatatgtatatttagttttttccATGCTGCTTTTTTGCTTGTTATAACAAAGTTTCAAACTGAAATGCAAATGGTTGCCTCTTTAAATTACACACACATAAACGATGCATACACGTTTTAAAATTTGAATAGAATAtgcgagctggtttctccaaaatgacattccccacctttacataatatatttggCTAAAAATAATTTTAGAAAGTGATTTaaaataattagggctgtcagtcgattaaaatatttaatcgcgattaatcgcatgattgtccatagttaatcgtgattaatcgcaactttttgatctgttctaaatgtaccttagagggatatttttcaagtttgtaatactcttatcaacatatgagtggacaaatatgctttatgctaatgtttattatcatttgaacaatgacaaatattctcatgaatattaaacacaacaacctgaacattacaaatattcgcctcaattcaacctggaacctctctcatacaataatacaatacaaatggtgtgtgtgcgtgtgtgtgatcgttggagctatgtgcagctcaaggcatatgctcgaacgggagctgcctggacgctgcaatcatgttgcgcgcactatccgtgctgagtgtgcagaGTCAGAcctctcctacaatgtcccgctgtctggcttcctgcataaattcaagtgctcggcgaaatgtcgctctgttttcattgaaacagctccttatatccgttagcgcagctagttagcaccagatgctacaGCAAGCCCCGTACTCTTTATACTGTCAACAGAGGTGTGTCCTGTTGTGAAAAACCAAATGACTTTTTCCACAAGCAACAAATCAAATCCTTAAGAAATCAGAGGAAGTTGTTGTGATGTTGAAATAACCACATTTATCTGTGACTGTTATGATAATAAATATAACTATTTTATATTACCAAAGGAAAACATAAACTAAATGTAAACAACAATTGTCTTATATTATAAAATCATGACACATTAACATATTTTACAGATTGAAAGGTTTAACAATAGAAGGATACAAAAATGAGTAGAATCTGTTGTCTGAAATCTTACTCGGGCTACAATTAGACTGTTTACATATTTtgttgtgtatgtatgtgtatacaaataaataccAATATATTTAAAGGATATCAAAGAGCAATACAAATGTACTATTTGCTTGGTAAAGAACTGGCACTTATCAAAATggttattaaatattaaaatctTAAATACTGGATGCCTGACAGTTACAGCATTGCATTGTGGTAAAAGTGGATAAATACAAGATTTTATTAATTTAAGTAACCTTCCATTTTCTTATTCTTGTCCCTACAGTGATACCTCATTGGCGGGTGTGACCCCTGCCGGCCCGCCACCTCCCAAGGTGGGCCCCGATTGGCTGGACCTGCCCTGGGGAAGCAATCGGCACCCTCAGCTGAAGAGCTAAGCCCCGCAGTTTCCTCCCCCATCCCCCCTCCGTCACTGTTCATTTCTTTGATGTGAACTGTGAATCCCTCCGTCCTGTTTGCTTTAGAGTACTATGGCAATGCATGATATGAGTCGTGCCAAGGGTTTCCCCTGTAAAGAGTGTGATATGGTTTGTCCGAGTACTCCAAGTCTTCTAGAACATATGAAAGCACATTATCAGCAAGAAGAAAACGGACGTTTTGAGTGTGAACAGTGTGGGCGAGTTTACAAGCACGCAGCTAGCCTAGCCAATCATAAAAAATCTCACGAAGTGGGTTCATTCCAGTGTCCAGTTTGTACGCGTACGCTGCCCAACGCGGTAGCTTTGAAAAACCACCTACGTATCCATACTTTGTCCCCCAGTAGTGCACACGCAGAAGAAGAGAGTGAAGAAGTTCCCGAAGAAACGGGCCACGACGAGAGGGACTACGGTCTCGCCCAAGACCTCTCAGACGGGTTTGGGCGCTCACATTTGAACAATAGTGGTATGGGACATAGTGTCCTACAAGGCCACGAGACAGACAACCACGCTAAAAAAGGTTCTCCCGAGCACGACAACGCTTGGGACAGACCATTCAAGTGTGATCAGTGCGAGAGAACCTACCGGCATCACGGTAGCCTGGTGAACCACAAGAAGTGTCATCAGCAAGGAACTTTTAAGTGCTCTGTGTGTTTTAAACAATTTAGCAACCTGGCTGCCCTAAACAGCCACGAGAGAACTCATTCGAAGTTCAAGACCCCTGGAGCCTCAAtggtgagcagcagcagcagcctccaCGACTCACGCAGCAGTGGCACCCAGTCGTCTCAGAGCAACGACACTGCCTCGTGCTTTTGCCACCTGTGCCAGATAGCGCTGCCAAATAAGACAGACTTTCAGGAGCACATACTGCTACACAACGCAGCCTCGCCCTCCCTTGGTCTGCCGCGCAATTTCCCAGGAATCATGGCCCACAATCTGAGTGCGGTTCGATCCCCAGCATACACCCCTGCGCTGGGTGACCCTCTGCCCCTGCCACCCCTGCCCACTGACAAAAGAGGCCCCTATGACCCCATTATGGGCCCTCCAGTCAACAATCCCATCTACACATGCGCATATTGTGGCGCAGGACATCCAGATCTGGAGACCTTAAAAGTCCACTATCTGACCCATGACCCTAACCCTGCCTCTCACGGCCAGGAAAGCTCCATTCTCAGCTCTGGATCGCAGGGCTCAGTGTCCTCTCCCTCCGGAGGCCGTGTGCCCCAGGCCAATTCTCCAGATAATGGAGAGCGACGCTTCAAGTGTGGAGAGTGTGACAAAAGCTACCGGCATGCAGGAAGCTTGGTCAACCACAAGCGCTGCCATCAGACGGGCCACTACCAATGCACAATCTGCTGTAAGCAGTACCCCCACCTGGCAGCGCTACACAGCCACCTACGAAGCCACAAGGGGCGTTCTGGCAACACGTCTTTAAATAATGATGGCAGTGACTGGCTGTCTCCAGAGCCGCTAACCCTGGACTCCCAGCAGAGCTACGTCCAGGAAGGCAGCGGCGCCACCACTCCAATTTCCCTGCCAGGGAATCTTGGTGATGCGGCCCACTTTGTACAAGATGGTGGCCATAGCAGTGGGTTGGACTCTCTTGAGTTTCACGATCGCTTTGATGGTAGCTCACTTTCCCAGAGCAACTCTGCTCACCGCCAGGCTGACAGACATGTGTGCGCCGACTGCGGTGAGATGTATGGAGATGTATCTGGCATCAAGTCGCACATGTGTCCTCGTCGTGGCCAGCAGCCTCAACAGCAGCAAGGGAACATGTCAAACGGTTTCATGGGAAACATGAACTACGACAGCTCCAGTGCAACCTCGCTGCCTGCTGGAAGCTCCAGCAGCCTGAAAGAAGGCAGCAGCCAGCGACAATATTCCCAGAGCGGAGGCAAGAGAATGGGAAGCAATGACAAAGATGATGACGATGATGGAGAAGTGTATCAGTGTTCGGTGTGTGGCAATCACTACGCCAGCCTCCGAGCCCTCAGGAGCCACCTGCGTAGCCATGCGAATAACCCAACAGGGCCCGGCCCTTCCTCCCAGGAGCAGGAGTGGAGAATGATCTGCTCCACTTGTGGCCAGAGCTTCTCAAGGAAGCAAGACCTCCTGAATCACCAGTTAGTCCATGGCCCCCAAAGGCCTGATGGCCAGCAACAGAGTATTGTAGGCAGCTCGGCTAATGGCAATGACAAGATGGACGGACGCAACCATATTTGTGTTGACTGTGGCATGTTTTTTGCCGACCGCCACCATCTGATCACGCACCTGTGTCCTGGTAAGAATAGGTCTAGCTCCCTGAGCAAGCAGGGTCTGAATGGAGCCAAAGGAATATCCGGAGGAGAAGGTGTCGCTGGTGGAGGGGTTGCTGGTGGAAGCCGTGAGGTTGGTGGCGATGGACGTAGGCCTATGGTGGACCAAAGTGACAAGCCCCATAAGTGCGACCAATGCGGGCGAGGATACAGACACCCCTGCTCACTCCTTAACCACAAGAAGTCACACAAGACGGGGGTTTTCCGCTGCTTGGTGTGCCAGAAACGCTACTACAATCTGCTGGCTCTCAAGAATCACCAAAGGACCCACTTTGATCTAAAGAGGTAGGTCCCAGATTCTgtaactttttgttttatatagatgtTTGAAAGTTGGCTGGTGCAGTTTATGTTAAAGATAACATTTGTGCCAGATTCCGAAGACTTTGGTTTGATATGCACATGAGTTCTCATGACCAGAACAtgttatatattgcacatgatagggctgctcgattatggcaaaaatcataatctcgattttTTTGGGtctataattgatatcacgattattaaaaacgattatccattttactttgaaaacatcaatttattggagaatttttttttgaacagtatgtttttaacagttgattaccctgaactttaagtataactcaactgaaaaaccaataattaaattttttttataataataaaaaataatccttttatttcgattacgttgttttcgtaatgtGTTTCCAAACATGTTGCAAGTAAGTTGATCATAATAACATTATCCCCAAAGTATTTCTAATAAGGAATAGCCTTCCCAAGTGTCATGTTTAATACCACCATCCCCCCTGATATTAGTCATAGATTTTAATGTATTTACTGAGTTTTCTACATCTCTGCTCATCCTTGCTGCAGGCACAAGTGTGAAGAATGTGGAAAGGCTTTCAAGATCCAAAAGCAGCTGATCAACCACCTTCGTCTCCACGAGGAGCACCGAGCCAAAGGTCTTGTTCGGACTGGCCCCAACAGTTCTCGCTTCCAGCAGCCTGGGACATCTCAAATGCAGAATGTGAGAGGAGAATCATCAAAGGCCCAGCCGATGGCCGTGAAGTACAGCCAGCAAGGGTTCAAGAAACCCTACTCTTCAGCTGGAACTTCAAGGCCCCAGAAGTTTGATCCATCTGAGACTGGACGTCGGCCTTTTTCATGCGAAGAATGTGGCAAGACATACCGACATGCCGGCAGCCTGGCCAATCACAAAAACCTTCACAAAATTGGGGAGTACCACTGCAACGTTTGCAACTCCACATACCCCAACAGACTGGCAATGAAAAACCATCTACGTCTCCACTTTGCCCAGAAGAAGCACAACTGCCAAGAGTGCGGCAAGGGCTTCCGTACCCAGAGGCAGCTAGCTACCCACACTACAGCTGGCCTGTGCAAAGGGCCGCAGGGCCCCGGGGTCCAGATGGATTTTGAGTGCGatggctgctgcgaaggctttGCCACGGCCGATGAGCTTGCAGCCCACGACTGCCCGGCCCAGCACCTGCCTTCATCCTCCTCAAGCAACACCCCCAATATCAGCTTGGAGAGAAGTTCTGTGGATCTGGACTCTGACGAGAGACCCTACGCCTGTGACCTGTGCAGCTGTGCCTACAAACATGCAAGCTCATTGCTGAACCACAAGCACACCCACAAGACGGGCAACTTCCGTTGCAATTTCTGCGACAAGCCCTACACTAACTATATGGCCCTGCGCAACCATATGCGCATCCACACGCAGCGTAAGAAGCACATCTGCCACACGTGTGGGAAAGCCTTCCGGCTTGCCAGGTTCCTCCGAAACCACCAGAAGGTCCACGAGGAGGGTGCTACCCCCTTTGGCTGCCCCACCTGTGGGAAGAGTTTCCAGGGGAGATCCGGCCTGGCCAGGCACCGCTGCGGGGACAACCAGGTAGGCATGGAAATCAGGAAGAAGGCCACTGCGACCCCAGGAGAGGGCGAGGAGTGTCGGTACACGTGAGTTCTCGTTAGTTGTTTGTGATTATACAAAGTTGGCCCAAAAAATAGTGAAGATAAATTTAGGTCTCTACGTGTCTATTACAGGTATATGATCTCCAATCCGGCTTCCTTGGGACCATACGCGTGCCGGAATTCGGATTTTTCTGAAGTTTGGACAAATTGAATTAGTGGAGAGACCAGATAAGTCAACCCCGTTTGCTTTCAGTTAGCATATCACACACTTTAGTTTTTAAGGCTGCCTTCATGTTTAGATGTTTTGATTTCATGCTTTGCTTTACTTAGCCAACCTTAACACAGATTTGCTTTTTAAGTATTTTGTGTGTAGCATATTAGCAACATTTAGGTATTGATGTTTGTTCCTTGCTCTTGTAATGATTTTGATTGTAGTCtttgatttgtttgtttgttttctttagGTAGTCTAATAATACTGGCCAGTTATTAGACTAGAACATGCAGTTTTTGATGGGACACTTGCATTTTGATGTCTGGCAAATAAAAGTCAGAGGATAGATTAGGAAGTATTTGGAGCTAGCTGCACTGCACACGTCAGGGGTTATTCGTTATTACAGGCAGACATGGTAGAGGTTCTTTGGCATTGTTGATGGATCTCTCATCATTATATACAGAAAAGAGTGATTACCCAAAAGACGGCTGTGACAGAAGGTTTATTAAATTGTTCCCATATGTGAAAGAAGCTTGCGTCCATTTGTGCAGTGCAGGGAGCAGCAGATACTTCCCAGTCCCCCACATGAATCCCAGTTGTTTGTCCATAGTTGTCCCCCCatgcccctccctccctccctccctatcATCTGTGTAGAAATCATAACTTTAGATGGTACACCACTTTGTAGTAGTCTTCTTTCTTTGACAGCTTTAAGCCGGATTTCAGATCATATACCTGTATGAACAACATCTTAGATGATGGGTTGTCAAAATATTTCAATAATTCTAAGAAGAAGTGGTAACCAGAGTTAAATTTGGATAGAATTTTGTAAGCGGACTATCATTTTCAGTTTCTAATCTCCCCTTTCTCTTACCCTCTGTCTCATCCCCATGTTTGTCCTAATTTGTCTCTGCACAGGTGTGATCAATGCGGACGCTCCTACCGCCACGCCAGCTCCCTCCTCAACCACAAGAACACCCACACAGTCGGCATCTATCACTGCGCCGTGTGCCTCAAGACCTACTCCAACCTGCTTGCCCTGAAGAACCACCGTCGTATCCACTCAGAGATACGGCGCCACCAATGCCAAGACTGCGGAAAGGCATTCCGCGTTTCCTCCCAGCTCTACAACCATCGACGCGTCCACCAAAAGCAGCGGGAGCTCACCTGCCGGTCCTGCCAAAGATCCTTCCCCACGCAGGCCAGCTTCAGCCTCCACATGGAGATCACCCATGGCCAGACGCCGCAGCCCCAGCAGCCCAGACCCCAGCAGCCTCGGCCGGGGGGCTCCAAGGAGCTGGGCTGGGGGTCAGGCCTGGACCTCACGTTGATGCAAGAGCAAGGACTGCACCCTAGCAGCATTGCCAAAGCCCGCAGCCGTGGTGGTCACAGCGAGGTCCTCAAGCCCCACGTCTGCGATCAGTGTGGCCGCTCTTACCGCCACGCCAGCTCCCTACTCAACCACAAGAACAGCCACAAGACCGGGACCTACTTCTGCAACTCCTGCCAGAAGGAGTTCCCCAACCTGATGTCCCTCAAGAACCACCGCCGGATCCACACCGAGCCCAAACGCTACCAGTGTCCCGACTGCGGGAAGTCCTTCCGTGTCTCCACCCAACTCATCTGCCACCGCCGCATCCACACCAAGGAGAAGCCGTTCTCCTGCCAGCAGTGCGACAAGCACTTCTCCTCCAAGTCCAACCTGAGGCACCACATGAAGGTGCACTGGAACGGATCCACGGCGCCCCCTCCCATGGCCATGGGTGCGCCCAACTTCCTGGGTATGCCCGGCGGCCCCTTCATATAATATGGGATCAGGGAAGGATGGGAGTCAGGGCGGGGCGGGCGGGGGATGGGGTAGCAGGTGCTTTGAAGTCACATGCCAAGGTTTTTTCCATGTGCGGCCgtagtgtgtgcgtgcgtgtgtgtgtgtgtgtgtgtgaaggacaGGTCCTGCATGACTGAACATACACGTAAAGCAGAGCGCAAAATGGACGcttgtgcgcacacacacagagaactcAAAACGGAGGACATGCACACACTCGTTTCTAACCTTTCTTGCGCCAATGCTTCCTTGGCGGATGCTCCCACAAGGCCCTGTTTGTAGAACTGTCCCAcgcagactgacagacagacatgaTGTAGTTTCATAGACTTTACTACACCTGCCTGCATGTTGCCCCATACTGCCTGGGGAGGGGTTTAACCTTTCTCCGGAGCACCTGCAGGGACTTTTCTGAAAGCCCGGCTCGTAGAGACTGACGAGTCCTGTGTTTGTGACTGTTGAGGAAGTCTGATGCGTGCTCATTTCAACCCCAGGAGCTCATTGGTCCTGTGTTTGCAGTTTCTCTGTTTCCCGCCTCCATCCCTGTTCTGACGATGTTCATAGTAAGTTTTGCGTGGCCTTTGTCACAGCGTTTTTAAAACCGTATTCAGACGGAGTCTGTCTAcacagtgtttttatttaagaCCAACATGTAGGTAAAGTGGAGACTTTTGGTTTGTTTTTGCTTTTTTTTGTACCTGGATGGTTTTGACGAGAGGAAACAATGACTTGTGGGAGCTTTTAGGACCAGTAGATTGAATGGTTgggtttaaatgtgtgtttctgtgtgtttagCACCAAGATGAGCTTCTTAACTTTGTAACTTCCTAAAGCCTTGTTCCCACTAACAgatccagcagcagcagtgtgtcGCACCTTTTTAGTCTAAAACCCGCAGGCGTGTTCAGCGGTAAACGGGTCATTTTAAAAATACTGTATGTCAATAGCACACAAGATTATTTCCTGTCcaatacatttcattttcattaTTGTCAATTTAGTTGGAAAGTAAAGTTTtacagatgtttttttttttttttaatcaaatctaTTTGATTTGACAGCCCTATTGAAGAGGAAGGGCGATTTGGTTGAAAGCCCCAGCAAAGGGCTAGTAAGCCCACCCCTAAGTGGGGATATTTTTGCCCAAATCTTTTGAAGTTCCAGAATAAACACTGAGGCGTGATTGGGTTGGTTTGTTCACTTATGGTTTGCTTGTTAAAGTTGAATCGTAGAGAACTGTCAACCAACGATTGGTTTGTTTTATATGTCGGAAAACTCCTAAGGCTTGGACAAAACAATCAGTCCATGTGCTTTTGACGTTAAGAAAGTAAGTCGACCCTGAGTTTGGATAGTTTCAGGAATGCATTTTAAGTCCTTGTGTTAGATCTACATTTACGAACAAATGTTAACGTGTCATTTTATTTGTTATCGTATTGGTTCTCTAGTGTTGCCTTCAACTACAAAGTTCATAAGAGCTACGAGTTTCTGCTCGGTAAATGAGCTTTGAATTATGCGGAACAAAAATGAATACAATTATTTAAGACCCTTCAAAACATAGAACAATATTTTggctgttcttttttttttttaacaagcaAATATTTTCAGTCCACGTTTTCTTCATTCACTTTTGCATTAAAACTAAAATGATGGCGTTTCTCACCTCACGCTCGCTGTGTGTGAATCTGTGTGTGAACGTGGCTGCAGGGTTACAGGACAAAGGAAAGAAAGTCAAACACACAAATTGACGGTGTATATTGTCGGGCCTGTATTGTAATCGTGCTTTCTGTATTATCTGCGGGAACTCTTTTGGAAGAAGGAAAAAGACGACAGATCATTGTAATAatgcatttatttatattattattattaacacttgTAATGGACGGCGCTAGTCTTTAGGATGTGTGAGTTTAGAGCTGTGTTGATGtaaaccccccccccatctctcTTACCCACAATCCCTTCTGTTCAGTGGAGAAGATTTAAACACTATGTGTAAACAATGGAAAGTGTTTTCTTGCCTTTTACCAAGTGATGTTGTGACGGTGGAGACTTCCCATCATCCATCTCTTCCATATTTATCTCTCCACCTACTTCCTGTTTCACAAAAATCAAGCTCACATGGCAAAGGGACGCCTTAGTGATTCTCCTCCATCATTTGAACCTTTTTTATGATAACCTCTTGTATTTATTGgtgtttatattttatttttctccttTTTGTATTTAATTGCATTATTTGGAAAGCCTCTGTgtgcgtttttttttttaaagaacacAACTTGTCAGCGTATTCAGGAGCACTGGtgctagtttaaaaaaaaagaagttaaaAGCCGTGCAGTGACCGTCAAGTGCTGTAGGAGTCGATGTGATCTAGAAACACAGAAATTATAATAACTGTACATTTTCACATCTTCCTGTTCTGAGTAGACCCATTTCAGCTAGTTttagagagaagaagaaaaaatatTTGCTTTGGGACAACTataactagggatgctccgatcgccggaatcagtatcggccgatccgatcgagtgggtggggcctatggggatcttccatttaaagtgatgtttaaaactcagtgaatgctcattcactggcgcttcca
Encoded proteins:
- the LOC117451675 gene encoding zinc finger protein 845, which produces MAMHDMSRAKGFPCKECDMVCPSTPSLLEHMKAHYQQEENGRFECEQCGRVYKHAASLANHKKSHEVGSFQCPVCTRTLPNAVALKNHLRIHTLSPSSAHAEEESEEVPEETGHDERDYGLAQDLSDGFGRSHLNNSGMGHSVLQGHETDNHAKKGSPEHDNAWDRPFKCDQCERTYRHHGSLVNHKKCHQQGTFKCSVCFKQFSNLAALNSHERTHSKFKTPGASMVSSSSSLHDSRSSGTQSSQSNDTASCFCHLCQIALPNKTDFQEHILLHNAASPSLGLPRNFPGIMAHNLSAVRSPAYTPALGDPLPLPPLPTDKRGPYDPIMGPPVNNPIYTCAYCGAGHPDLETLKVHYLTHDPNPASHGQESSILSSGSQGSVSSPSGGRVPQANSPDNGERRFKCGECDKSYRHAGSLVNHKRCHQTGHYQCTICCKQYPHLAALHSHLRSHKGRSGNTSLNNDGSDWLSPEPLTLDSQQSYVQEGSGATTPISLPGNLGDAAHFVQDGGHSSGLDSLEFHDRFDGSSLSQSNSAHRQADRHVCADCGEMYGDVSGIKSHMCPRRGQQPQQQQGNMSNGFMGNMNYDSSSATSLPAGSSSSLKEGSSQRQYSQSGGKRMGSNDKDDDDDGEVYQCSVCGNHYASLRALRSHLRSHANNPTGPGPSSQEQEWRMICSTCGQSFSRKQDLLNHQLVHGPQRPDGQQQSIVGSSANGNDKMDGRNHICVDCGMFFADRHHLITHLCPGKNRSSSLSKQGLNGAKGISGGEGVAGGGVAGGSREVGGDGRRPMVDQSDKPHKCDQCGRGYRHPCSLLNHKKSHKTGVFRCLVCQKRYYNLLALKNHQRTHFDLKRHKCEECGKAFKIQKQLINHLRLHEEHRAKGLVRTGPNSSRFQQPGTSQMQNVRGESSKAQPMAVKYSQQGFKKPYSSAGTSRPQKFDPSETGRRPFSCEECGKTYRHAGSLANHKNLHKIGEYHCNVCNSTYPNRLAMKNHLRLHFAQKKHNCQECGKGFRTQRQLATHTTAGLCKGPQGPGVQMDFECDGCCEGFATADELAAHDCPAQHLPSSSSSNTPNISLERSSVDLDSDERPYACDLCSCAYKHASSLLNHKHTHKTGNFRCNFCDKPYTNYMALRNHMRIHTQRKKHICHTCGKAFRLARFLRNHQKVHEEGATPFGCPTCGKSFQGRSGLARHRCGDNQVGMEIRKKATATPGEGEECRYTCDQCGRSYRHASSLLNHKNTHTVGIYHCAVCLKTYSNLLALKNHRRIHSEIRRHQCQDCGKAFRVSSQLYNHRRVHQKQRELTCRSCQRSFPTQASFSLHMEITHGQTPQPQQPRPQQPRPGGSKELGWGSGLDLTLMQEQGLHPSSIAKARSRGGHSEVLKPHVCDQCGRSYRHASSLLNHKNSHKTGTYFCNSCQKEFPNLMSLKNHRRIHTEPKRYQCPDCGKSFRVSTQLICHRRIHTKEKPFSCQQCDKHFSSKSNLRHHMKVHWNGSTAPPPMAMGAPNFLDLSPVGSSSRTFACNQCGRSYRHASSLLNHKNSHKTGTYFCNSCQKEFPNLMSLKNHSRIHTEPKRYQCPDCGKSFRVSTALVSHCRIHTKEKPFSCQQCDKLFSSRANLRHHMKVHWRGPQLSRRPSAFLSVPSRPFI